One Deinococcus grandis DNA window includes the following coding sequences:
- a CDS encoding alanyl-tRNA editing protein, which produces MTRLLYHDSTLMTFTGTVTHAHGEEVALDATALYPDAGGQAADTGTLRWDGGEARVTGSRRDKATGLIWHALDGTLPPVGQAVQGEVDRDRRWRHMQRHSAEHLLAQAFVQVNPVFEVVAVNMNAPECTIDLSGDPAESHVRAAETLLRETLGRDELTLDTPVVPEAELPRYPLRRESKVRGDTRLVIYRRADGTPFDVSACGGTHVPRASMAAPVVILRTERIKGGVTRVTFMAGEEASAYLGGVYADARRLAQGFSVPVERLPERVEALTAERAALAAQLDALHATHARTLRDAAPGETLGDVTLRVVTLPDPAGLLAALTDLPAGEVVAAVTGEGRVGIGSAHPDLNAGTLLRAALTASGGKGGGRPELAQGSTPRPDLFAQAVRDALTTPV; this is translated from the coding sequence ATGACCCGCCTCCTGTACCACGACAGCACCCTGATGACCTTCACCGGCACCGTCACGCACGCGCACGGGGAGGAGGTCGCGCTGGACGCCACCGCCCTGTACCCGGACGCCGGTGGGCAGGCGGCCGACACGGGCACGCTCCGCTGGGACGGTGGTGAGGCCCGCGTGACCGGCAGCCGCCGCGACAAGGCCACCGGGCTGATCTGGCACGCGCTGGACGGCACGCTCCCGCCGGTCGGGCAGGCCGTGCAGGGCGAGGTGGACCGGGATCGCCGCTGGCGGCACATGCAGCGCCACAGCGCCGAGCACCTGCTCGCCCAGGCGTTCGTGCAGGTGAACCCGGTGTTCGAGGTGGTGGCCGTGAACATGAACGCCCCCGAGTGCACCATCGACCTGAGCGGCGACCCGGCCGAGTCGCACGTGCGGGCCGCCGAGACGCTGCTGCGCGAGACGCTGGGCCGTGACGAACTGACCCTGGACACCCCGGTCGTGCCCGAGGCCGAGCTGCCCCGCTACCCGCTGCGGCGCGAGTCGAAGGTGCGGGGCGACACGCGGCTGGTCATCTACCGCCGCGCGGACGGCACGCCGTTCGACGTGAGCGCCTGCGGGGGCACGCACGTCCCGCGCGCCAGCATGGCCGCCCCGGTCGTAATCCTGCGCACCGAGCGCATCAAGGGCGGCGTGACCCGCGTGACCTTCATGGCGGGCGAGGAGGCCAGCGCGTACCTGGGCGGCGTGTACGCCGACGCCCGGCGTCTCGCGCAGGGGTTCAGCGTGCCGGTCGAGCGCCTGCCCGAACGGGTCGAGGCCCTGACGGCCGAACGCGCCGCGCTGGCCGCGCAACTGGACGCCCTGCACGCCACGCACGCCCGCACGCTGCGGGACGCCGCGCCCGGCGAGACGCTCGGGGACGTGACGCTGCGTGTGGTCACGCTGCCGGACCCGGCGGGTCTGCTGGCGGCTCTGACGGACCTCCCGGCGGGCGAGGTGGTCGCCGCCGTGACCGGGGAGGGCCGCGTGGGCATCGGCAGCGCCCACCCCGACCTGAACGCGGGGACGCTCCTGCGGGCGGCCCTGACCGCCAGTGGCGGCAAGGGCGGGGGCCGCCCGGAGCTCGCGCAGGGGAGCACGCCGCGCCCGGACCTGTTCGCGCAGGCCGTGCGGGACGCGCTGACCACGCCGGTCTGA
- a CDS encoding ring-cleaving dioxygenase, with amino-acid sequence MTTTPLTPHGLHHVTAVTADARANLRYYTQTLGLRLVKKTVNQDDVTAYHLFYADRDGTPGSDLTFFQWDVPREQPGNHSVSRTSLRVPTGTLDWWQAHLTASGTPVTSVTRHGRPHLDFSDPEGQRLSLVEGGPDGTPWDASPVPADKQILGLGPSELTLPNLFPTTRVLERAYHLSPAGTYPDPEQPTRTIHVYAMNDGGPHAELHLRIDPTLPPARPGAGGVHHIALRVHDDQYHDWNTHLSSLGLRTSGEVDRHWFQSIYYREPQGILIELATDGPGFAVDEHPDHLGETLILAPFLEPHRAQIEAGLTPLT; translated from the coding sequence ATGACCACCACGCCCCTCACCCCGCACGGCCTGCACCACGTCACCGCCGTCACCGCCGACGCCCGCGCCAACCTCCGGTACTACACCCAGACCCTCGGGCTGCGCCTCGTGAAGAAAACCGTCAACCAGGACGACGTCACCGCCTACCACCTCTTCTATGCCGACCGCGACGGCACCCCCGGCAGCGACCTCACCTTCTTCCAGTGGGACGTCCCCCGCGAACAACCCGGCAACCACAGCGTCAGCCGCACCAGCCTGCGTGTCCCCACCGGCACCCTCGACTGGTGGCAGGCCCACCTGACCGCCAGCGGCACCCCCGTCACCAGCGTGACCCGCCACGGCCGCCCCCACCTGGACTTCAGCGACCCCGAAGGCCAGCGCCTCAGCCTCGTCGAGGGCGGCCCCGACGGCACCCCCTGGGACGCCAGCCCCGTCCCCGCAGACAAACAGATCCTCGGCCTGGGCCCCAGCGAACTGACCCTCCCGAACCTGTTCCCCACCACCCGCGTCCTCGAACGCGCCTACCACCTCAGTCCCGCCGGTACGTACCCCGACCCCGAACAGCCCACGCGCACCATCCACGTGTACGCCATGAATGACGGCGGACCGCACGCCGAACTGCACCTGCGCATCGACCCCACTCTGCCCCCCGCCCGGCCCGGCGCGGGCGGCGTCCACCACATCGCCCTGCGCGTCCACGACGACCAGTACCACGACTGGAACACCCACCTGAGCAGCCTGGGCCTGCGCACCAGCGGCGAGGTCGACCGCCACTGGTTCCAGAGCATCTACTACCGCGAACCGCAGGGCATCCTGATCGAACTCGCCACCGACGGCCCCGGCTTCGCCGTCGACGAACACCCCGACCACCTGGGCGAAACCCTGATCCTCGCCCCGTTCCTCGAACCGCACCGCGCGCAGATCGAAGCGGGCCTCACCCCCCTGACCTGA
- a CDS encoding HupE/UreJ family protein: MRGALRQLGLRRLLVTLLALSGAAGAHSLTFSQVDVHLHSDATQLTVTLPTAALTHDPGALPGGTTTTSLKATPLPTPVTQALTRLVTARLHVRAAAGTLPLTVTAVRAAGENVTVTLTAPTARGTVTVQSTLFPDDTLHKTFLNLYRDQTLAGQYALDRTQTTATLDAPREATTQVILTFIREGVRHIFIGPDHILFVLALVLLGGRPRTQVKIITAFTAAHSVTLALATLNVVQLPDRLVESVIALSIVVVGLHDLRALHNPNRTARDPRTALAFAFGLIHGFGFASVLREQALPPDAAVWSLAAFNIGVEAGQLCILLATAATLTLLRRTGPRVTRAGLRVTATAITATGGVWFLQRLLT; encoded by the coding sequence ATGAGGGGCGCCCTGCGCCAGCTGGGGCTGCGCCGCCTGCTCGTGACCCTTCTCGCCCTGAGCGGCGCGGCAGGCGCGCACAGCCTCACGTTCAGTCAGGTGGATGTGCACCTGCACTCGGACGCCACGCAGTTGACCGTCACGCTGCCCACCGCCGCCCTGACGCACGACCCAGGAGCACTGCCCGGCGGGACGACCACCACCAGCCTCAAAGCGACGCCCCTCCCCACCCCCGTCACGCAGGCCCTGACACGACTCGTCACGGCGCGCCTGCACGTCCGGGCCGCCGCGGGCACTCTCCCCCTGACCGTCACCGCCGTCCGCGCCGCCGGGGAGAACGTCACGGTCACCCTCACCGCCCCCACCGCGCGCGGTACCGTCACCGTGCAGAGCACCCTCTTCCCCGACGACACCCTGCACAAGACCTTCCTGAACCTGTACCGCGACCAGACCCTCGCCGGGCAGTACGCCCTGGACCGCACCCAGACGACCGCCACACTGGACGCCCCGCGCGAGGCCACCACGCAGGTCATCCTGACCTTCATCCGCGAAGGCGTGCGGCACATCTTCATCGGGCCGGACCACATCCTGTTCGTGCTGGCTCTCGTGCTGCTCGGCGGACGCCCACGCACACAGGTGAAGATCATCACGGCGTTCACCGCCGCGCACAGCGTCACCCTGGCCCTCGCCACGCTGAACGTCGTGCAGCTCCCCGACCGGCTGGTGGAGAGCGTCATCGCCCTGAGCATCGTCGTGGTCGGCCTGCACGACCTGCGCGCCCTGCACAACCCCAACCGCACCGCCCGCGACCCGCGCACCGCCCTGGCCTTCGCGTTCGGCCTGATCCACGGCTTCGGGTTCGCCAGCGTCCTGCGCGAACAGGCCCTCCCCCCGGACGCTGCCGTGTGGTCCCTGGCCGCATTCAACATCGGCGTGGAGGCCGGTCAGCTGTGCATCCTGCTCGCCACGGCCGCCACCCTGACCCTCCTGCGCCGGACTGGACCCCGCGTCACCCGCGCCGGCCTGCGCGTCACCGCCACCGCCATCACCGCGACAGGCGGCGTATGGTTCCTGCAACGCCTGCTGACCTGA
- a CDS encoding DUF3500 domain-containing protein, with protein MKRRTLMSLTAALGAALSFSLMHASAGSAGAPATATATASTDAQTQKIVTAANAFLGTLNATQRRSVSFAFTDSAQRQRWSNFPTGIFQRAGLRWADLNAAQRAALTTLLGAVLSPDGLKMVQQQMAADDVLKAESASGTQSGAPQGQTGQAPTGQAQRPAGGTPPGGQAGGPGGSLIFGSDEYYVSFLGTPSTTGAWTLQFGGHHLAINATVAGKHVTLSPSLTGGQPIRSTVGGKTTTVIEKVPQEIKDAGALLGSLSAAQKARAIVSTQSIDLVLGPGQDGKTLQPEGLSAAAMTAAQQAALLKLIQDRLGILNADDLNAKMTEIRRNLAKTTFAWYGPTNGSAAYYRVTAPTAIIEFSPQSMGGDATNHLHNMYRDPSNDYGAAWTK; from the coding sequence ATGAAACGACGCACCCTGATGTCCCTGACCGCCGCGCTCGGCGCGGCCCTGAGTTTCTCCCTGATGCACGCCAGTGCGGGCAGTGCCGGGGCGCCCGCCACCGCCACGGCGACGGCCAGCACCGACGCGCAGACGCAGAAGATCGTGACGGCCGCCAACGCGTTCCTGGGGACCCTGAACGCCACGCAGCGCAGGAGCGTGTCGTTCGCGTTTACGGACAGCGCGCAGCGTCAGCGCTGGTCGAACTTCCCCACCGGGATCTTCCAGCGGGCCGGACTGCGCTGGGCTGATTTGAACGCCGCGCAGCGGGCGGCGCTGACTACCCTGCTGGGCGCCGTGCTGTCCCCGGACGGCCTGAAGATGGTGCAGCAGCAGATGGCCGCCGATGACGTCCTGAAAGCCGAGAGTGCCAGTGGCACGCAGAGCGGCGCACCCCAAGGTCAGACGGGCCAGGCGCCCACCGGCCAGGCCCAGCGCCCGGCGGGTGGTACGCCTCCCGGTGGACAGGCGGGCGGCCCTGGCGGTTCCCTCATCTTCGGCAGTGACGAGTACTACGTGTCGTTCCTGGGTACGCCCAGCACGACCGGCGCGTGGACGCTGCAGTTCGGCGGGCATCACCTGGCGATCAACGCGACCGTCGCCGGGAAGCACGTCACGCTGTCCCCCAGCCTGACGGGCGGGCAGCCCATCCGCAGCACGGTCGGCGGGAAGACGACCACCGTGATCGAGAAGGTCCCGCAGGAGATCAAGGACGCGGGCGCCCTGCTGGGCAGCCTGAGCGCCGCGCAGAAGGCCAGGGCGATCGTCAGCACCCAGAGCATCGACCTCGTGCTCGGGCCGGGGCAGGACGGGAAAACTCTGCAACCCGAGGGCCTGAGCGCCGCCGCGATGACGGCCGCGCAGCAGGCGGCGCTGCTGAAGCTCATTCAGGACCGGCTGGGCATCCTGAACGCCGACGACCTGAACGCGAAGATGACGGAGATCCGCCGGAACCTCGCGAAGACGACGTTCGCGTGGTACGGCCCCACGAACGGCTCGGCGGCGTACTACCGCGTGACCGCGCCTACCGCGATCATCGAGTTCTCCCCGCAGAGCATGGGCGGGGACGCCACGAACCACCTCCACAACATGTACCGCGACCCCAGCAACGACTACGGCGCGGCCTGGACGAAGTGA
- the miaB gene encoding tRNA (N6-isopentenyl adenosine(37)-C2)-methylthiotransferase MiaB produces MKAMIVTYGCQMNEYDTHLVQSQLVSFGADIVDSVDVADFVLLNTCAIRGKPVEKVRSLLGDLRKIKARRPLVIGMMGCLAQLEEGQQMARKFGVDILLGPGSLLDIGKALESNERFWGLAFRDELHDHVPPAPAGQLQAHLTIMRGCDHHCTYCIVPTTRGPQVSRHPDDILRELDSLLVAGVQEVTLLGQNVNAYGVDQGARVGGYPSFANLLRLVGRSGVRRVKFTTSHPMNFTEDVAAAMAETPAICEYVHLPVQSGSNRVLRRMAREYTREDYLRHVADIRKHLPHAVLATDIIVGFPGETEEDFQETLSLYDEVGFDSAYMFAYSPRPGTPSYKHFDDLPREVKTERLERLIARQKEWSARKNAAKVGTIQELLLRGEAHDSGFLEGHTRGNHPTVVPKAVGVTGPGVHLARIEHATPHMMYATLVDSAGNALPELPKLNPEAAALTSPLAMA; encoded by the coding sequence ATGAAGGCAATGATCGTCACCTACGGGTGTCAGATGAACGAGTACGACACGCATCTGGTGCAGTCGCAACTCGTGAGTTTCGGGGCGGACATCGTGGACAGCGTGGACGTGGCCGATTTCGTGCTGCTGAACACCTGCGCCATTCGCGGGAAACCGGTCGAGAAGGTCCGCAGTCTGCTGGGCGACCTGCGCAAGATCAAGGCCCGCCGCCCCCTGGTGATCGGCATGATGGGCTGCCTGGCGCAATTGGAGGAAGGGCAGCAGATGGCGCGCAAATTCGGCGTGGACATCCTGCTGGGGCCGGGCAGTCTGCTGGATATCGGGAAGGCGCTGGAAAGCAACGAGCGTTTCTGGGGTCTGGCGTTCCGGGATGAGCTGCACGATCACGTGCCGCCTGCGCCGGCGGGGCAGTTGCAGGCGCACCTGACGATCATGCGGGGGTGTGATCATCACTGCACGTACTGCATCGTCCCGACGACGCGCGGGCCGCAGGTGAGCCGCCACCCGGACGACATCCTGCGTGAACTGGATTCCCTGCTGGTGGCGGGGGTGCAGGAGGTGACGCTGCTGGGGCAGAACGTGAACGCGTACGGCGTGGATCAGGGCGCGCGGGTGGGCGGGTACCCGAGTTTCGCGAACCTGCTGCGGCTGGTGGGACGCAGTGGGGTGCGGCGCGTGAAGTTCACGACGAGTCACCCGATGAACTTCACGGAGGACGTCGCGGCGGCCATGGCCGAGACCCCGGCGATCTGCGAGTACGTGCACCTGCCGGTGCAGAGTGGCAGCAACCGGGTGCTGCGCCGCATGGCGCGCGAGTACACCCGGGAGGATTACCTGCGGCACGTGGCGGACATCCGCAAGCACCTGCCGCACGCGGTCCTGGCGACGGACATCATCGTGGGATTCCCCGGCGAGACCGAGGAGGACTTCCAGGAGACGCTGAGCCTGTACGACGAGGTGGGCTTCGACAGTGCGTACATGTTCGCGTACTCGCCCCGCCCCGGCACGCCCAGCTACAAGCACTTCGACGACCTGCCGCGCGAGGTGAAGACCGAGCGGCTGGAGCGGCTGATCGCACGGCAGAAGGAGTGGAGCGCCCGGAAGAACGCCGCGAAGGTCGGCACCATCCAGGAGTTGCTGCTGCGCGGCGAGGCGCACGACTCGGGCTTCCTGGAGGGGCACACGCGCGGCAACCACCCGACGGTGGTGCCCAAGGCGGTCGGCGTGACCGGCCCCGGCGTGCACCTGGCGCGGATCGAGCACGCCACGCCGCACATGATGTACGCGACACTCGTGGATTCGGCCGGGAACGCCCTGCCGGAACTGCCGAAGCTGAACCCGGAGGCCGCCGCGCTGACCTCGCCCCTGGCGATGGCCTGA
- a CDS encoding amidase, producing MTDATSALPDPQRAWAFRPASPLPGAPDGPLGGLTFSVKDLFGVAGWPLRASTRAPVPDPGVSPLVTRLLALGASAVGKTHLHEIALGITGVNGFGGTEHPTLPGRVPGGSSSGAAVSVALEQVDFALGTDTGGSIRVPAAWCGVVGFKPTKGHPAWPTGGVLPLSVTCDHAGPLARDVVTVTRVHEALTGQAVPEVALGGLRVGLWLPEGWVTADVRAALLDVADTLTCEGATVQPVDFPEVLDAYSPIVLSEAAHVHRDALRHDDPGFLPFTLASLRQGAALTTAEVQAAHDRRAAYRTQLDDLLTRFDLILAPAVPTPPPAQGQDEVLLPDGPTPLRRAVLRLTAPFSLLGAPVVALPTLTAFVGSQLIAPHGQDDRLLGLARALDRTLYRE from the coding sequence GTGACCGACGCCACCTCTGCCCTTCCGGACCCGCAGCGCGCCTGGGCGTTCCGACCGGCCTCTCCCCTGCCCGGCGCGCCGGATGGACCGCTGGGCGGTCTGACATTCAGCGTGAAGGACCTGTTCGGCGTGGCGGGGTGGCCGCTGCGGGCGAGTACCCGCGCGCCGGTGCCGGACCCCGGCGTGAGCCCGCTGGTGACGCGGCTGCTGGCGCTGGGCGCGTCGGCGGTCGGGAAGACGCACCTGCACGAGATCGCGCTGGGCATCACGGGCGTCAACGGCTTCGGCGGAACGGAGCACCCCACGCTGCCGGGGCGGGTGCCGGGCGGGAGCAGCAGCGGCGCGGCGGTCAGCGTGGCGCTGGAGCAGGTGGACTTCGCGCTGGGGACGGACACGGGCGGCAGCATCCGCGTGCCCGCCGCGTGGTGCGGCGTGGTGGGCTTCAAACCCACGAAGGGGCACCCGGCGTGGCCGACGGGCGGCGTGCTGCCGCTGTCCGTGACGTGTGATCACGCGGGGCCGCTCGCGCGGGACGTGGTGACCGTCACGCGCGTCCACGAGGCCCTGACCGGGCAGGCGGTGCCGGAGGTGGCCCTGGGTGGGCTGCGGGTGGGCCTGTGGCTGCCGGAGGGCTGGGTCACGGCGGACGTCCGCGCCGCGCTGCTGGACGTGGCCGACACCCTGACCTGCGAGGGCGCGACCGTGCAGCCCGTGGACTTCCCCGAGGTGCTGGACGCGTACTCCCCGATCGTGCTGAGCGAGGCGGCGCACGTTCACCGCGATGCGCTGCGCCACGACGACCCGGGCTTCCTGCCGTTCACGCTGGCGTCCCTGCGGCAGGGCGCGGCCCTGACCACCGCAGAGGTGCAGGCCGCCCACGACCGCCGCGCCGCGTACCGCACGCAGCTGGACGACCTGCTGACCCGCTTCGACCTCATCCTCGCCCCGGCGGTGCCCACCCCGCCCCCCGCGCAGGGCCAGGACGAGGTGCTCCTGCCGGACGGCCCCACCCCGCTGCGCCGCGCGGTGCTGCGCCTCACCGCGCCGTTCAGCCTGCTGGGCGCGCCCGTGGTGGCCCTGCCGACCCTCACCGCGTTCGTGGGCTCGCAGCTGATCGCCCCTCATGGACAGGACGACCGCCTGCTGGGACTGGCCCGCGCGCTGGACCGTACCCTGTACCGCGAATGA
- a CDS encoding LEA type 2 family protein produces the protein MRPLPALTAVLPALLLGACAPLQQIALVPQVEVQGVRLTSLTLPGGFGRAPVANLTLNLRVTNPNPLPLRVANLAGSLIIDGANVGDVTFPNVALPARGSAEQLAQVSVPVTLNTAASFLKVARGQLVTYRVDGGFTADFGPLGLQQFGPFTLSQGQWKQDPIIPF, from the coding sequence ATGCGACCCCTCCCTGCCCTGACGGCCGTCCTGCCCGCCCTGCTCCTGGGGGCCTGCGCGCCCCTGCAACAGATCGCACTGGTCCCGCAGGTGGAGGTGCAGGGCGTGCGCCTGACCAGCCTGACCCTGCCGGGGGGCTTCGGGCGGGCGCCCGTCGCGAACCTGACCCTGAACCTGCGCGTCACGAACCCCAACCCGCTGCCGCTGCGCGTCGCGAATCTGGCAGGGTCCCTGATCATCGACGGGGCGAACGTCGGGGACGTGACCTTCCCGAACGTCGCCCTGCCCGCACGCGGCAGCGCCGAGCAGCTCGCGCAGGTCAGCGTGCCCGTCACGCTGAACACCGCCGCGTCGTTCCTGAAGGTCGCGCGCGGGCAGCTGGTCACGTACCGCGTGGACGGCGGCTTCACCGCCGATTTCGGCCCGCTGGGCCTGCAGCAGTTCGGGCCGTTCACGCTGTCGCAGGGGCAGTGGAAGCAGGACCCGATCATCCCGTTCTGA